The nucleotide window GCATCAAGATGCCGGGGCCGCGCAGGCCTGATTGCCCGAGATCGTTACTCGCCGACGAGTTCTTCGTAGAGCCGGTGCACACGGGCGTCGATCTCGTCGCGCACCAAGCGCATCCGTTCCATGCCGTGGATGTCGCGCAGGCTCGGTTCGCTGATCTCCCAGCGCTCGTAGCGCGTGCCCGGCACCTCCTCCAGCTGCGCGTTGCTGCCCAAGATAACGACGACGTCGGCCGCCCGCTGCGCTTCTTCGGTCACCGCCGTAGGCGTGCCGCCGCTGATGTCGATGCCCTTCTCGAGCAGCGCCTCGGCCGATTCCTGGTTGACCGCGGTCCCGGGATTGGTGCCGCAGGAGTGCACATCCACCGTGCCGTTGGCGAGTTTTTCCAGCAAGCCGGCGGCCATCGGGGACTTGCCGCTGTTGGAGGAGCAGACAAAGAGGACGCTGGGCTTACCTGGCTGCGGGGTCATGAGGTCGCTTTCTGCTGGCTGGTTCCGAAGAAGGGCGTGGAGTCCATTATGCGCAGATCGGCTGCCGGGAGGGTCTTCGCGCCTGCCGGGAAGGCGAAGGCTCTTGATACTAGCCGCGGTTCTTGTTGCACTGGTCTATACAGCCCGCGCCGGAACGTTTCTTCACCCACTAGAGGCACTGCCGGCAGAAGCAAAGGACCCGCCATGACCGAGACCAACAGCCACAAGCCCACCGTCCTCTTCGTCTGCGTCCACAACGCGGGCCGCTCGCAAATGGCCGCCGCCTATCTGGAGCACCTGTCCAGAGGCGCCATCGATGTCCGGTCCGCCGGTTCACGGCCGGCAAAAGAGGTCAATCCGGCGGTAGTGGAAGCCATGGCGGAGGACGGAATCGACATTTCCGGCCGCACCACCAGGCAGCTCACCACGGAGCAGCTCCATGACGCCAATATGGTCATCACCTTGGGCGGCGGCGTCGATGTTCCGGTCATCCCCGGCCGGAAGTACGAGGACTGGGAGCTGAGGGACCCTGCAGGCAAGGACGTTGGGGCCGCCCGCGTCCTGCGCGATGACATCAAGGCACGCGTCCAGAGCCTGGTTTCCGGCCTGCTCCCCGCGCTGCACCCGGACGCCAGCTAGCCCGCGGCGACGGCACCTGAAGGAGAAACATCATGAGCGAGAAGATCATCATTATCGGTTCCGGTCCCGCGGGCTACACGGCAGCGATCTACGCCGCGCGGGCCGGGCTGGAACCGCGCGTAATTGCCGGCGCCGTCACCGCGGGCGGCGCGCTGATGAACACGACGGATGTGGAGAATTTTCCGGGCTTTCCCGAGGGTATCCAGGGTCCGGAGCTGATGGAGAGCCTGCAGCAGCAGGCGGAGAAGTTCGGCGCGACCATTGAGTACGACGACGTCTCCTCCGTCTCGCTTGAAGGCCACCTTAAAGAAGTGGTCACCGCCGGCGAGAACGTCTACCAGGCGCCGGCGGTCATCCTGGCCACCGGCTCCGCCTACAAGGAACTCGGGCTGCCGGAGGAAAAGAAGTTCTCCGGCCACGGCGTCTCCTGGTGCGCCACCTGCGACGGGTTCTTCTTCCGAAACCAGGACATCATCGTCGTCGGCGGCGGGGATTCGGCCATGGAGGAAGCACTCTTCCTGACCCGCTTCGGAAAGTCCGTCACCGTCGTCGTACGTAGGGATGCGCTGCGGGCATCGAAGATCATGGCGCAGCGGGCGCGGGACAACGAGAAGATCCGCTTCGAATGGAACAGCACCGTTTCCGCCATCCACGGCAACGGCAAGGTCTCCGGCGTGACGCTGACGGACACTGTTACCGGGGCGACGCGCCAACTGGCCGCCACCGGGATCTTCGTGGCCATCGGTCACCTGCCGCGGACCGAACTGGTCAAGGGCCAGATCGATCTGGATGCGGAGGGCTATATCAAGGTGGACTCCCCCACCACCGTGACCAGCCAGCGGGGCGTCTTCGCGTGCGGCGACGCCGTGGACCACCGCTACCGGCAGGCCATCACCGCCGCGGGCACCGGCTGCGCTGCCGCGCTCGACGCCGAACGCTACCTCGCCGCACTGGAAGATTCGGACAGTATCGCCACCGCTTTGGTGGAAGAAGAAACGCATGCCTGACGCCCGCGCCGGGTCGATTCCGGCCGGCCGGTAGTCCGCTCAGCCTTAGATGCGCTCCACCAGTGCGTCTACCTGCTCCAGCAGCGCTTCCAATTCTGCTTCGGTAACTTTGGCGGGCTGGCTAGCCCCGGAGAAAAAGGTAGCGCTGTAATAGAGTCCGTCCCCCATCAGCTTGATGGCCTGTGCAACCGGCCTGCTGCCGAGGGCCTTCTCCAGCGCATCCAGCCAAAGCCCCTCGATACGGGCAAAGGTCTGGGCGGCCGCGGGATGCCCCTGCTGCACCAAGCGGGCCACGGCGACGATGGCCCGGTCCAGCGGCGAGTCCACATATAAAGAAGTGCGCACGTAGTAGCGGGCCGCTCCTTCGGGCGCCTTGCCGATCTTCTCCGCATCCTCCGCTGTCAGCGCCGCGAGCCGTTCGCAGAGCCCTTCTACCATGGCCTCCTTGGAGGGGAAGTGGTAGAGCAGCCCTCCCTTGGACACCCCTGCCGCCGCCGCAACGGCATCCATAGTGGCCGCCCGTTCGCCCTCCTTGATGAGGATGTCTTCAAAGCTGTCGAGGATCCGGTCTTTTGCGCTGGCCATCCATCCATCCTAGCTTTCGATCCGCTTGCCACTAAACCGTCCAGCCGGTACAGTAAATGCGTCCCCGCAATTTTCAGGAGGTGCACTATGCTCACCATCACCCAACGTGCCGGCCGGAAAGAATGGACCGCTCTGGCAGCACTCATGCTGCCGGTACTGCTGGTCGCCGTGGACAATACGGTGCTGAGCTTTGCCCTGCCTGCCATCTCGCTGGAGTTCAACACCAGCGGGACTACCCTGCTCTGGATCATCGACATCTATCCCCTGGTTCTCGCCGGCCTGCTGGTCGCCATGGGGAGCTTGGGCGACCGGTTCGGCCGCCGGCGCATGCTCATCACGGGCGCCGTGGGCTTTGCCGTCTTCTCGGCGCTCGCAGCCTTCGCACCAAGCGCCGAGGTACTGGTGGCCGCGCGTGCCGGCCTGGGCGTCTTCGGTGCCATGCTGATGCCGGCCACGCTCTCCCTGATCCGCAACATCTTCACCGACCGCGGACAGCGCCGTCTGGCCATCGCGGTCTGGGCCGCCGGCTTCTCCGCCGGCGCCGCGCTGGGCCCGATCCTGGGCGGACTGCTGCTGGAACACTTCTGGTGGGGATCCGTGTTCCTGCTGGCCGTTCCGGTGCTGGTGCTGATGCTGATCCTGACCCCGCTTTTCGTGCCGGAATCCAAGGATCCGGCACCGGGCGCCGTCGATATTTGGAGCATTTTCCTCTCCATCGCAACGATGCTGCCGGTGGTCTACGCCATCAAGAACCTCGCCAACGGCGGCAACCTCATGGCCACCCTGGGCATTGCCGTGCTCGGAGTGACTGCCGGCTGGCTGTTCACCCGGCGCCAGCTCCGCCGCTCCCAGCCGATGCTGGACGTACGGCTTTTCACGGTCCGGCCCTTCACCGGTGCGGTACTGGTCAACCTGCTGGCGGTGTTCTCGCTGGTCGGCTTCCTGTACTTCGTGTCCCAGCACCTGCAGCTGGTCCTCGGGCTGAGCCCGCTCGATGCCGGGCTGGTACTGCTGCCCGGTCTGGCGATCACCATCACTGCCGGCCTGCTGGCGGTGCCGCTGGTGCGCCGGATCCGCCCGCATCTGGTGGTGTCAGCCGCGCTGCTGCTTTCTGCAACGGCCTACTGGATGGTGGCCGCAACCCCCGGCGCTTCGGCCGGAAACCTCATGCTGGCCTTTGCGGTACTTGGCGCGGGAGTGGGAGCTTCGGAGACGCTCTCCAACGACCTGATCCTCTCCAGCGTTCCGGCGGCCAAGGCCGGTGCCGCGTCGGCGGTTTCCGAAACGGCCTACGAAGTGGGCTCGGTCTTCGGCACCGCGGTACTCGGCAGCATCCTGGTGGCGGCCTACCGGCAGAACATCGACCTGCCCGCGAACCTCACGGCGTCGCAACAGACCATCGCGAGCGAAACATTGGGCGGCGCCATCAACACTGCCGCCGAACTTCCCGGCAGGACGGCGGACCCGCTCCTGGAGTCGGCTTTCCACGCCTTCGACAGCGGTGTCACGGTCACGGCCGGAATCGCCTCCGTGCTGATGGTTGCCGCGGCCTGGCTGGCCTTCCGCACCTTGCGCGACACCCAGTCCTGAGTCCTGGGTCCGAATCCTCTGGCCCGGACCAGCATTCCGCCGCGAGAACGTCCCTTACCTGCCCGACACCCGGGAGTAAGGGACGTTCTCGCGTTTAAGGCACGTTCCCGCCGTGACGAGGCCCGGCGGCGAGAAGTCACACTCCGACATCGCACTGAATCTCCAGTGCTGAGGCGTCGGCCACACGCCCTTGATTCATACCCCCAAGGGGTATACATTGAACCTAGTAATCCACGGAAGGAACGCCATGAGCCACACAGAACTTCCCGCGGCCGAGCCGTCGGTCCTTGAGGATGCCCTCGCAGCCGACGAGCACATCGGGCACGCCTACACCACCGACAAGGCGGCCTACCTGCGCAGGCTCAAGCGGATCGAGGGCCAGGTCCGGGGTATCGCCCGCATGGTGGACGAGGACAAGTACTGCATCGACATCCTCACGCAGGTGTCCGCAGTCAACAAGGCCCTGCACGCCGTCAGCATCGGCCTGCTCGAGGACCACATCGCGCACTGCGTCGTCGGCGCCGCGAAGGACTCCGAAGCCGCCGGAGACCCAGCGATCGTCCAGGACAAGGTCAAGGAAGCCTCGGACGCTATCGGCCGGCTGCTGCGCTAGGCCAGAACAGAATCAATTCCAACAGGAGGAACCATGAGCACCATCACCAAAGTCAGCATTGACGGCATGACCTGCGGCCACTGCATTGACGCAGTCACCGAAGAACTCAAGGCCATCAAGGGCGTGCAGGATGTGGCCATCGAGCTGAACAAGGGCGGCATTTCCACCGCGACCGTCAACTCCACCGATGCCCTGGATCCGGAACAGATCGGCGAAGCCGTAGCCGAAGCGGGTTACCTGGTCGTGGCAGCAGACGCGTAAGAGTACGACGGCGGGCCCAGCGTCAAGCGAACGGCCCGCCTTTGACAATCGAAGGGGAAGAAGGCAATCATGGCCCAGAACACGGGTGCCCGGATTACTAGCAGCAACCAGGCCGGCTCCGCCGGAATCAGCGGTATGCAGGTGGCTCCGACCCGCCTGGTCGAGCTGGAGATCGAAGGCATGACGTGCGCGTCCTGCGTCAACCGCGTGGAGCGCAAACTGGGCAAGCTCGAAGGTGTCCAAGCCAGCGTCAACCTCCCCCTCGAATCGGCGCAGGTCACCGTGCCCGAAAACGTGTCGGACCAGCAGTTGCTCGACACGGTCAAGGCCACCGGCTACCGTGCCCGCATCAAATCCTCGCCCCAGGACGCCACCCATCGCGAGGCCCCGGAGGCGGGCGCATCCGGGCAGCACGAGTTGTGGCGCAGCGAGGAATCAGGAGAGCCTGCGAACATTACTGCGTCTAGGCGCAGGGACGCCCGCGAAGGCGCCCCGCATAACGAGCACGCCGACCACGAGGACCACATGGCGCACGGCGGCACGGCGTCGCAACTGCGGCCACGGCTGTGGGCAGCCACCATCCTGACCCTCCCGATCTTCGCCATCTCGATGATTCCGGGCGCGCAGTTCCCGCACTGGGGGTGGGTTGTCTTCCCATTGTCCATCCCCGTGGTCTTCTGGTCGGCCTGGCCTTTCCACCGCGCCGCGGCGATCAACGCACGGCATCTGGCCTCGACCATGGACACGCTGGTGTCGATCGGCGTCCTCGCGGCGTTCTTCTTCTCCGCATGGCAACTGCTGATGGACCCGATGATGACGGAGCACGTCCACGGCAGCATGGCCGACCACGCGCTCTACTTCGAGACCGCCGCCGTCGTCACGACCTTCCTGCTGCTGGGCCGCTATCTCGAAGCCAACGCCAAACAGAAGGCAGGCAACGCGCTCAAATCCTTGCTGGATCTCGGGGCCAAGGAAGCCACCGTACTGCGCGATGGCGCCGAGGCGAAAGTATCCGCGGACCAACTGGTTCCCGGCGACCTCATCGTGGTCCGCCCCGGTGAAAAGATCGCCACGGACGGCTACGTGGTCGAGGGACATTCCGCCGTCGATACGTCCCTGATCACCGGCGAATCCGTCCCGGTGGAAGTGGACGTGGACGACACTGTCACCGGCGCCACCATCAACACGTCCGGCCGCCTGCTGGTCCGGGCGACCCGCGTCGGCTCGGACACGACGTTGGCGCAGATGGGCCGGCTGGTCAGCCAGGCACAGGCAGGCAAAGCGCCCATCGCGCGGCTGGCGGACCGCATCAGCTCGGTCTTCGTCCCCATCGTGATCGCCATCGCCGTCGTTACTTTTGTCCTCTGGCTGGTCCTCACCGGTGACCTGGAGTCCGCCTTCACCGCCGCGGTGACGGTGCTGGTCATCGCCTGCCCCTGCGCATTGGGGCTGGCCACGCCGACCGCGCTGCTCACCGGTACGGGCAGGGGCGCGCAGCTGGGCATCCTGATCAAGGGCCCGCAGATCCTTGAGGACACCCGGCATGTGGACACCATTCTGCTGGACAAGACGGGCACGGTGACCACCGGCAAGCAGGCTGTTTCCGGCGTCGTCGCCCTTGGTTCTCATGCGGAAGACGAAGTACTGGCGCTGGCCGGCGCGGTCGAATCCGGCTCCGAGCACCCGATCGCCCACGCGATCGTCGACGCAGCCAAGGAGCGCCTCGCCTCGGCCGCCGCCGGGGCAGCCGTAAGCGCGTCAGGGCAGCCCGGCTTGCCGGCTCTGGCGGATTTCCACAGTGCGGCCGGCGGCGGTGTGCGCGGCACCGTGACAAATAGCGACGGCGGACGGCTCACCGTGGTGGCCGGCCGGACCGGGTGGTTGGAAGAGAACGGCGTCAACCTGTCGGCGCAGGACCGCGCCATGCTGCTGGAACAGCAGGAGTCCGGCGCGACCGCCATCTGGGTGGCCGTGGACGGCGAACTTGCCGGCATCGTCAACCTCAAGGACACCATCAAGGACAGCTCGGCCACGGCGATTGCCCGCCTCAAGGAACTGGGCCTCCGCCCGATCCTGCTGACCGGAGACAACGGCGCGGTCGCCGCCCAGGTTGCCGCCGCCGTCGGAATTGCCGCTGAAGACGTCTTCGCCGACGTCCTCCCCGAGGGCAAGGTCGAGGCCGTGCAGAAGCTGCAGGACGCAGGCAAGACCGTGGCGATGGTCGGCGACGGCGTGAATGATGCTGCTGCTTTGGCGCAGGCCGACCTCGGGATCGCCATGGGTGCAGGGACGGATGTTGCCATCGAGGCCGCGGACATCACGGTGATGGGCAGCGATCTGGGCCAGGTGGTGCAGTCCATCGAGCTGAGCCGCAAGACCTTGAGCACCATCAAGAGCAACCTGTTCTGGGCCTTCGCCTACAACACCCTCGGCATCCCGGTGGCGGCGTTCGGGTTGCTGAACCCGATGATCGCCGGCGCTGCGATGGCCGCGAGCTCGGTACTGGTGGTGGCGAACTCCCTGCGGCTGCGGGCCTTCGCCCGGTAACCAGCGCCTTCCGCTCCGGATGGGCGGCGGCTCCCCGGCGTCGGAGAGCCCCCGCCCTTTCCGGGGCGGCATTACCCCCGGACGAGTTCCCGACGCACAATTTCCGGATGGGGGTTGGTGACAACCCCGTCGCGCAGGATGACCGTGGGTACCGTTTCATTCCCGTCATTATGCTCGCGGACAAACGCGGCCGCCTCGGCATCGCGCCAGATATTGACCCACTGCGCCTTGCGCCGGGTCCGGCTCAGCGAGGCCATCATCCGCATGCAGTAGACACAGCCCGGCCGCCAGAAGATCACCACTCCGGGCTCGTACTGTTGGCGCTGCCGAAGCGTTGACCACGGTTTTTGCCGGCCGCCGTAAACGGGACTGACAAACCATGCGGCGGCCAGCAGGATAGCGGCGACCACGAGCGCCTGCACCCATTGGCCCCGGTTGCCGTAAACGACCAGCATCATGCCGGCGACAGCGACCAGGACGATCGCATTGGACCAGCGCAGGAGCGACTTCACCGGCTACCCGGCGGCGCCATAGCGGACGGCCGCGCGGGCCTTCGCCTTGGCTGCTTCTTCATCGCGGTTCTTCGGCGGTGCTGTGGTCACGAGCGAATCGAGCAGGTGCGCCGTTATGTGCGCGATTTCGTGTACCGCCTCGTTGAAGGCCTCTTCATTGGCCTTGGAGGGTTTGTTGGTGCCGCTGACTTTGCGGACGTACTGCAATGCGGCGGCCTCGACCTCGGCGCTCGTGGCGGACGGCTCGAAATTGTAGAGACGGCGGATGTTGCGGCACATGGAAAGCTCCTCGGGTTTCTGGATTGCCTCTTTCCAGTGTGCGCCAGAGTGCCGGTGGGATGTAAGAGGAAAGGCCCCCGCCGCCGTCGTAATCGGCAGCAGGGGCCCCTCCCGCATCAAACTCTCCAGGGTAACTAGTGGCTGTTGGTCAGCTCCCGCTCGCTTGCGCCGCTCTGGGCGCCGGCGGCGGCAGGCTCGCCCAGGACGGGCTTGCCCAGCATGGAGATCACCACGGCGCCGATCAGCATCGGAATGATGAACAGGAAGTACAGGTCGGTCGGCTGCCAGCCGCCGTCCATCAAGGTACCGGCGATCATCGGGGATGCGATGGCGCCCACGCGGCCCATGCCGATGACAAGGCCCAGCGCCGTGCCGCGGACCTCGGAGGTGTAGTAGGTCGGGCTGATGGCGAGCATGCCGGCAATCGGGGCGTTTGAGCCGAAACCGACCAAGGCCGCCGCCAGCAGGGCGCCGGCGAGCGATCCTGTGGACAGCGAGAACGCGCCGAAGGTGAGGCCGCCCATGACGAAGAAGACGGCCAGGACCTTGCGCATCGGGAAGCGTGCACCGAAGAATCCCAGTACGACGGCGCCAATGATGGCCCCCGTGCTGAAGAGGACGCCGGCCGTGATGCCGTCCTGCTCGCTGAAGCCGCTGGCGGTCACCAGTTTCGGGGTCCAGGAGTTGGCGAAGTAGAAGCTGGCCATCAGGATGAAGTACGCCAGCGAGATGAGGATAGTGCGGCGGGCGTTGACACCGGTAAGCACGTCTGCGAAACGGGATTTCTTTTTGGCCGGAGCCGGGGCCGGCGCGGGCAATTCCGTGACCGCCGGCTGTTCGATTCGGGCCAGGACCTTGTTGACGCGCTCCAGAGCGTTGACCGGCCGGCGGACCAGCAGGTAGTCCACGGACTCCGGCACGGCACGGAGGATGAACGGAATCATGATGGCGGTGATGATCGCGCCGAACAGGAAGGCCGACCGCCAACCGAACTGCAGGATCAGCACGCCGGTGGCCATGCCGCCCAGCACGCCGCCGATCGGCTGGCCGATGCTGACGATCGCCAGGGAGGTGGAGCGCCGCTTGGCGTTGGTGAACTCGGACGCGAGGACATTTGCGGTGGCCTGCAACGTGCCCACGGCCAGGCCGGTGATGAAGCGAAGCACGACCAGAAGTTCGTAGCTCGGTACGAAAGCCGAGGCGAGCATGCCCAGGGCGACAACCAAGGCTCCGAGCGCCAGCGTCTTCTGGCGGCCGATAATGTCAGCGATGGTGGAGACGAAGATCGAGCCGATGGCCATGCCGACCAGGGCGGAGCTGAGCAGGATGCCGAGCTGGGACGCACTCAGGCCCCAGTATTCACTGACGGCGTTGGCGCTGAACGCCATGACGAGGACGTCGAAGCCGTCGATCATGTACAGCGCGGTGCAGATGGCAATGACGCCGACCTGGGTGCGCTTCATGGGGGCCGCTTCGATGCGCGACTTGATATCCATTGCAGGGCCTTACTGTTGCTGACTTGGGCCGTGAGCCAACGGGAGAACGTCGGCCACACGGGGCGGTGTTCGTGCTGCGAACAAGTGTTCAAAATCACCGCAGCCATTAACTATATGAGCTCCGCTACGCCACCATGTGCCGCAGGCCATAGCTTGAGACACAACTCACAGCACCTACGCCTGTACCCTCAGCCGCGGGCCCCGCAGTTCATCCAGCCGGACAAGCACTACGCCCAGCACGATCAGCGCACCGCCCAGCAGCTGGATGGCTGCGGGTAGTTCGCCCAGCAGCAGCCATGCCCACAGCACGGCAAAGAGCACCTCGGTCAGGGAGACGAAAGACGCCACCTTGGTGCCGAGCGCCCGGGCAGCCATGATGCCCGTGACGTAGGAGATCACGGTGGACAGCAGCACCAGCGCCGCCAGCGGCACCCACCAGCTCGTCCGCCAACCGGCCAGGCTAACATCCGCGGTGCTCACCGCCATGGGCAGAACCCGGGCCGCACCCAGCACCACCATGGACGCACCACCCACCAGCAGTCCGCCTGCCGCCAGAACCAGCGGCGGCAGGGAGTCATTGTGCCGCGCGGTGATGAAGAAGTAGATGACCAGGCACACTGCGGCCGCGAGGCCCCAGAGGATGCCGCCGAGGTCGAGGCGCACGTCGCCGAAAACATCCAGCACCAGCACCAGTCCGGCCACGGCCAGGACGGTGCCGGCCATCGTGGCGGAGCGGGGCCGCCGGCGGCTCGTCAGCCACAGCCAGAGCACAATCAGCACGGGGGCCATGAACTCGAGCAGCAACGCTACACCAACGGAGAGAGTCGATACGGCGTTGAAATAGGCGAGCTGGCAGCCAGCCACCCCGATCAGCCCGAACAGCACGATGGTCTTCCAGTTCTGCCGGACCTGGCTCCAGCGGCCGTGCAGCACAATGAGCGCCGGAACGGTGAGCACCAATGCGGCCCCGAGCATGCGGACGGCAACGGCGGCGCCGGGTGTCCAGCCCGCCTCCAGCAGGGACTTTGCAAAAGACCCCGACAACCCGAACACCGCCGAAGAGAACAGGGCGATGCCCACCCCGGATACGGCGGAGGATCTAATGATGCCTCTTGCAGGCTTGACCGACACGGTACCGCCGCCCATGGTTACCTCGAATGCGCTAATTGACGGCCCGCCACCCCGGATGAACGCGGAAAATTGGAGCATGTCAGGACCTAAAGATGGATATAGTAGTGACAGTAATGCCGAGCATATTCAGGAGTCAAGATGGTGTTTGCCCATGACACGGAAAGATCGCTGATCGACGCGGCCAAGTTGATCAACACCGCCGAGTCCGAGGTGGACCAGCTGAACACCTTGGCAGACCTGGACGAGTTCGTGAAGGCGAACGAGTACTCCGGCTCACGCAGCCACACCATGGGGGAACTGCGCGCGGTGCGTCACCTGCGGCCACGGCTACGGGCAGTCTGGACGGCGGAGGAAGACGAAGCCGTGCGCCTGGTCAACAACATCCTGCGCAACGGCCGCGCCTTACCCCAACTGGTCCAACACGACGGTTGGGACTACCACCTGCACGCCACCACGCCGGATGCGCCGCTGGACATCCGGATGGCGGTTGATGCGGCCATGGCCTTGGTGGACGTGATCCGCGAGAAGGAACTCGACCGGCTGCGGGTCTGCGCCGCCGAGGACTGCAACGCCGTCCTGGTAGACCTCTCCCGCAACCGCTCCAAGCGCTTCTGCGATACCGGCAACTGCGCCAACCGCACCCACGTGGCTGCCTACCGCGCCCGCAAAGCTACCGCATAAGTACCATCCGGATATTGCGCATTACCGAATCATCAGTAGGCTGAGGAATAGTCCGGCAACAGTGTCAGATGAACTGGAGGAGCCCTCATGTTGAAGAAGATTGTGTTTGTAGCGGGCGTCGGCGCGGGCTTTGTGCTTGGTTCCCGGGCCGGCCGCGAAAGCTACGAGAAGATCAAGGTCCAGGCCCAGAAGCTATGGAATGATCCCAAGGTCCAGCACAAGGTGTCCGAAGGCACTGAATGGGCCAAGGAAAAGGCGCCGCAGCTGCAGGAAAAGGTAACCGAAAAGGCGAAGGGGGTTCTGCATAAGAACGACGCCGGATCCTCCTCGTCCGGCACCTCCGGTTCGGGCAGCTACAGCGGCACTCCCAGCACCGGCGTCCCAGGCTCCACCGGGACAACGGGAACTCCGGGATCCCCTGAAACCACGGGCACCACCACCGGCATGATCCCGTAGCTCTGCGCTATCAGAAACCCAGGGCCGGTCCGCTCCCGATTCCGGGTGCGG belongs to Arthrobacter crystallopoietes and includes:
- a CDS encoding YtxH domain-containing protein; translation: MLKKIVFVAGVGAGFVLGSRAGRESYEKIKVQAQKLWNDPKVQHKVSEGTEWAKEKAPQLQEKVTEKAKGVLHKNDAGSSSSGTSGSGSYSGTPSTGVPGSTGTTGTPGSPETTGTTTGMIP
- a CDS encoding EamA family transporter, whose amino-acid sequence is MGGGTVSVKPARGIIRSSAVSGVGIALFSSAVFGLSGSFAKSLLEAGWTPGAAVAVRMLGAALVLTVPALIVLHGRWSQVRQNWKTIVLFGLIGVAGCQLAYFNAVSTLSVGVALLLEFMAPVLIVLWLWLTSRRRPRSATMAGTVLAVAGLVLVLDVFGDVRLDLGGILWGLAAAVCLVIYFFITARHNDSLPPLVLAAGGLLVGGASMVVLGAARVLPMAVSTADVSLAGWRTSWWVPLAALVLLSTVISYVTGIMAARALGTKVASFVSLTEVLFAVLWAWLLLGELPAAIQLLGGALIVLGVVLVRLDELRGPRLRVQA
- a CDS encoding CGNR zinc finger domain-containing protein, encoding MVFAHDTERSLIDAAKLINTAESEVDQLNTLADLDEFVKANEYSGSRSHTMGELRAVRHLRPRLRAVWTAEEDEAVRLVNNILRNGRALPQLVQHDGWDYHLHATTPDAPLDIRMAVDAAMALVDVIREKELDRLRVCAAEDCNAVLVDLSRNRSKRFCDTGNCANRTHVAAYRARKATA